A region from the Wolbachia endosymbiont (group A) of Rhinocyllus conicus genome encodes:
- the dcd gene encoding dCTP deaminase — protein MAVMPDKWIREKAENFGMIEPFVDHKSSKGVISFGLSSYGYDARVDNKFKIFTNVNSAIVDPKNFSENSFIDKETDVCIIPPNSFVLASTVEYFRIPRNVLVICVGKSTYARCGIIVNVTPLEPGWEGHVTLEFSNTTPLPAKIYANEGACQFVFLSGESECEKSYDDMKGKYMNQHGITLPLVK, from the coding sequence ATGGCAGTTATGCCAGATAAATGGATCAGAGAAAAAGCTGAAAATTTTGGAATGATAGAGCCTTTTGTGGATCACAAAAGCAGCAAAGGTGTTATATCTTTCGGACTATCGTCTTATGGGTATGATGCAAGAGTGGATAATAAATTTAAAATTTTTACTAACGTTAATTCAGCCATCGTGGACCCTAAAAATTTCTCTGAGAATAGTTTTATAGATAAAGAAACAGACGTATGCATAATTCCACCAAATAGCTTTGTGCTTGCAAGCACAGTGGAATATTTTCGTATACCAAGAAATGTACTGGTCATTTGTGTTGGTAAATCAACTTACGCAAGGTGTGGAATTATAGTAAACGTTACTCCCTTAGAACCTGGATGGGAAGGTCATGTCACACTCGAATTCTCAAACACCACCCCACTTCCTGCAAAAATTTACGCTAATGAAGGCGCATGCCAATTCGTATTTTTAAGCGGCGAAAGTGAGTGTGAAAAATCATATGATGATATGAAAGGAAAATATATGAATCAGCATGGTATCACTTTGCCGCTGGTGAAATAA
- a CDS encoding IS5 family transposase has product MPQKMRVSNCHEYNKFLQERGSIFCYINDAIENWYENCPKMQGGNYIYSDKVVILVHIIVSFFRIGLRQTVGFIKGYLQQIGRDLAVISYSQASRRFKKLNIKINDCRIDKNNMEDIEIAMDSTGISIYNNTPGHSKENSTDRKYRGYEQTRKLHVMLNINNKKAIAVKYSNGVYSDHYGACDLLKEVDFQHAIKALYADRACDRHKFYKLCNEYDIKTKIPPINNAAEHPEIDYMSDRNAAIRLIKLYGEDGMKEWKKEVNYGKRSYIEGFFSRLKQIFGFSFRNKSEINREKELLIKCYLLNKFTDIGMAKFEIVT; this is encoded by the coding sequence ATGCCACAAAAAATGAGAGTCAGTAACTGCCATGAATATAACAAATTTCTCCAAGAAAGAGGAAGCATTTTTTGTTATATCAATGACGCCATAGAAAATTGGTACGAGAATTGTCCAAAAATGCAGGGCGGCAACTATATTTATAGTGATAAAGTTGTGATTTTGGTGCATATAATCGTCAGTTTCTTTAGAATTGGTTTAAGACAAACAGTCGGGTTTATAAAAGGGTATTTGCAACAAATAGGAAGAGATTTGGCAGTTATCAGCTATTCACAAGCATCAAGAAGGTTTAAGAAACTTAATATTAAGATAAATGATTGCAGAATTGATAAAAATAATATGGAAGATATCGAAATTGCTATGGACAGTACAGGAATTAGTATATACAACAACACTCCTGGTCACAGCAAGGAAAATAGCACTGACAGAAAATATCGTGGCTATGAGCAAACGAGAAAATTGCACGTAATGTTGAATATAAACAACAAAAAAGCCATAGCTGTAAAATACAGTAACGGTGTCTACTCTGATCACTATGGAGCTTGTGATTTGCTAAAAGAAGTTGATTTTCAGCATGCCATAAAAGCACTATATGCAGATAGAGCATGTGATAGGCACAAGTTTTATAAGTTGTGTAACGAATATGATATAAAGACAAAAATTCCACCAATAAACAATGCGGCAGAACATCCAGAAATAGATTATATGTCTGACAGGAATGCTGCTATTAGGTTAATAAAATTATACGGTGAAGATGGCATGAAAGAATGGAAAAAAGAAGTAAATTATGGGAAAAGATCTTATATTGAAGGGTTTTTCTCAAGATTAAAGCAAATATTCGGATTTAGTTTTAGGAATAAATCTGAGATAAATCGAGAAAAAGAACTGCTAATCAAATGCTATTTGCTTAATAAATTCACTGATATTGGTATGGCTAAATTTGAGATAGTTACATGA
- a CDS encoding substrate-binding domain-containing protein has protein sequence MFRNFLLIFVFVLFTPLSNADARKYIRIVGSSTVFPFISFVAEEFNRVFSFKTPVVESIGSGSGFKMFCSGIGEDTPDITTSSRPMKEVERELCKRNKINEVIEIIIGYDGIVIANSNQSHRFDFTKKDLFETLSAYSQENDKLVKNNKKFWSDVNQALPKTEIEIYGPHQNTGTYETLVNSIMFNQYSCMNSRIFKENYKDQEERKKACGNIRDDGRYIEVGINENIIIQKLKSNKNALGIFSFSFLMRNQDKIQGSTIAGIEPTYENISSGKYILARPLYLYIKKEHLDTVDGLREFIKEIIDSIGIEDGYLSRLGLIPLSSEDMKKASAKVYDIT, from the coding sequence ATGTTTAGAAACTTTCTCCTGATTTTTGTATTCGTATTATTCACGCCGCTGTCAAATGCTGATGCCAGGAAATACATCAGAATTGTTGGATCTTCAACCGTTTTTCCTTTTATCTCATTTGTAGCCGAGGAGTTCAATCGTGTATTCTCTTTTAAGACTCCAGTTGTGGAATCGATAGGAAGTGGATCAGGGTTCAAAATGTTTTGCTCAGGAATAGGGGAAGACACGCCAGACATCACCACTTCATCTCGCCCTATGAAGGAAGTAGAAAGAGAACTATGTAAAAGAAATAAAATTAATGAAGTGATAGAGATCATCATTGGCTATGATGGAATTGTCATTGCAAATTCAAATCAAAGCCATAGATTTGATTTCACAAAGAAGGACTTATTTGAAACTTTATCTGCATATTCTCAAGAAAATGATAAATTAGTAAAAAATAATAAGAAGTTTTGGTCTGATGTAAATCAAGCCTTACCAAAAACAGAAATTGAAATTTATGGTCCACATCAAAATACAGGCACATACGAAACTTTGGTTAATTCTATTATGTTCAATCAATATTCATGCATGAACTCGAGAATTTTCAAAGAGAATTATAAAGATCAGGAAGAAAGAAAGAAAGCATGTGGTAATATAAGGGATGACGGAAGGTATATAGAAGTTGGAATTAATGAAAACATAATAATACAAAAATTGAAAAGTAACAAGAACGCTTTAGGGATATTTAGTTTTAGCTTTTTAATGAGGAATCAAGATAAAATACAAGGGAGCACAATTGCAGGAATTGAGCCAACTTACGAAAATATATCATCGGGAAAATATATATTAGCAAGACCTCTATACCTTTATATAAAGAAAGAACACCTGGATACTGTTGATGGATTAAGAGAATTCATAAAAGAAATTATAGATTCGATCGGCATTGAAGATGGGTACCTATCTAGGCTTGGTCTAATCCCACTTTCAAGTGAAGACATGAAAAAAGCTTCAGCAAAAGTTTATGATATAACGTGA
- a CDS encoding TrkH family potassium uptake protein gives MKNHQRLQTLRSIVFIVGIFLLLFSLAMLIPAITNKCLSYEWKNFLAGFIITCTSGVIFILLGKLNGMPAIFAITSCTWIALSLFAAIPFYFDNLSYVDALFETISGITTTGATIFNDIEKQSPGILLWRAMLHGMGGFGVITLGIAVFPMFKILSLNNLLYSEYSDATKRKLPNTRSVVIHITAIYYGLILLCIFSYYLAGMPLFDAICHGMSAVSTGGFANYNDSIGHYNNPMLEVITIIFMILGSLPFFSYLKIIRRLDICYDEQVSYFVKIAIVSSLFACFWLYQNVDLGVSLSFRYSTFTITSLITSTGYAICNHIDWSFISVLAFFLTFVGGCSGSSSGGIKIFRLIIFLKSIGNHFRLLLNPGAGNRVKFNGKTLENDEVHSVFIFFAIFMLTFTISSIVMSYLSNADFITSISSVSATLTNSGRLCCIATYERLTIARIISNLLKILFFCNQSDQI, from the coding sequence ATGAAAAATCATCAACGTTTACAAACTTTACGTTCAATTGTATTTATTGTGGGAATATTCCTATTGTTATTTAGCTTAGCAATGCTTATTCCTGCTATTACTAATAAATGTCTCAGCTACGAATGGAAAAATTTTCTCGCTGGATTCATAATTACCTGCACATCTGGCGTAATTTTTATTTTACTCGGTAAATTAAATGGCATGCCGGCAATTTTTGCAATTACTAGTTGCACCTGGATTGCCTTGTCTTTGTTTGCAGCTATTCCTTTCTATTTTGACAATCTGAGCTATGTTGATGCATTATTTGAAACGATATCTGGCATCACAACCACAGGGGCAACTATATTTAATGATATTGAAAAACAATCTCCAGGAATACTGCTATGGAGAGCAATGCTACATGGCATGGGGGGTTTTGGTGTAATCACTTTAGGAATTGCAGTTTTTCCTATGTTTAAGATTCTCAGCCTAAATAATTTACTTTATTCTGAATATTCAGATGCTACAAAAAGGAAGTTGCCGAACACGCGAAGCGTAGTAATTCATATTACAGCAATATATTATGGCCTAATTTTGTTATGTATATTTTCCTATTATCTGGCTGGTATGCCACTATTTGACGCAATATGTCACGGAATGTCCGCTGTATCAACTGGTGGATTTGCTAACTATAATGATTCTATAGGGCACTACAATAACCCTATGTTAGAAGTCATAACGATCATTTTTATGATTTTGGGTTCTCTGCCTTTTTTTAGCTATTTAAAAATCATAAGACGGTTAGACATTTGCTATGATGAACAGGTCTCTTACTTTGTTAAGATAGCTATTGTTTCATCTTTATTTGCTTGTTTTTGGTTGTATCAAAATGTTGATTTAGGAGTGTCATTATCATTTAGATACAGCACGTTTACCATCACCTCTTTAATTACGTCAACTGGTTATGCAATCTGTAATCATATAGATTGGAGCTTCATTTCAGTCTTAGCTTTTTTTCTAACCTTTGTTGGTGGATGTAGTGGTTCTTCAAGTGGTGGCATCAAAATCTTTCGTTTGATCATTTTTCTAAAGTCTATAGGAAATCACTTTCGCCTTTTATTAAACCCAGGTGCAGGTAATAGGGTAAAATTCAACGGAAAAACCCTGGAGAATGATGAAGTTCACTCTGTCTTTATATTTTTTGCAATTTTCATGTTAACGTTTACCATTTCATCAATAGTGATGTCTTACTTAAGCAATGCAGACTTTATAACTAGCATCAGCTCAGTCTCTGCAACGCTTACAAATTCTGGCCGGCTTTGTTGCATCGCTACTTATGAAAGGCTAACTATAGCTAGGATTATAAGCAACCTATTGAAAATCTTGTTTTTTTGCAATCAATCTGATCAAATTTAA
- a CDS encoding glycoside hydrolase TIM-barrel-like domain-containing protein, with protein sequence MSTIILSSIFGQAGSIFGPIGQIIGSELGAFLGAQLDGAMFSLDAEQKVTHGARLKNLQVQTSTYGRTIPIIYGTARIAGNIIWSQPIKEEAITTKSKIGRGMNVEYNYYATLAIAICKGKVEKLNRIWADTTSLSFDEIDYTFYSGREDQNPDPFMSSIEGVPAYRGISYIVIKNFPLADYNNRVPVFTFEVQTILKPSGFSVVENIQNINIIPGSGEFVYDTKIQKKIAQEKISSNQYIPYGLAQRVNHNNHTKKSDAVLSLDQLKGDLPNVEWVSVVVNWFVNDLNIKDCKIYPAVEFQDDSAILPDDWQVGSSTRDDAQLISKDDNGNPRYGGTVSDSALIRYIEELHSRGYKVMLYPMPLLDTKNKEWRGRLSGAPQDISDFFKNQYNKFIEHYASIAKQTKVEGFIIGSEFVELTKIRDEKGNYPAVAELVKLAKRIKLDLGKEVTVTYAADWSEYHSYDGWYNMDELWSSQYIDVVGIDAYFPLTDGPEPPFGYSAEDVMGGWSSGVGYDYFYDYSKSEPEKVKYNDSRYAWKNIEKWWSETHINPGGSKTKWQPKMKKIWFTEYGFPSMNGCTNEPNVFVDKGSIESKYPRYSNGEVSFLSQKIAIEGTLKKWQSSEMVEKMFLWAWDARPFPYFPNLCDMWTDCHNWQTGHWIQGKLSQLNISDVLSDLLQKAGLKSDQFDTGGVKGLLSGYVINDQQPVRSIIKMLQSCYFFDVVEQGSKLKFVQKGRGVTTVMPIGETVFSNNSKLVNISQLDLNNKVNVVYFNRNFGYPIDVKYAELPKQGTAATVEIPLIMEEGEAQNIAEVLLYSSWQERNIYNFKLPIKYAWLAPSDVITILDGEKKHTVRIIKTKFESMSIQVIGVGYDHSIYKLSFPSTRSLMLKEYPPSHISKTIIEMIDLPHVKGNSASFTLINEEKNWKGATLFISYNDKDYKPIASTNKQSTYGYVMESTDEGLVIVLRFGKLLGIIDSNSALIGKEIVKFQSTKLIDKNKYKLSNLIRGQEGTKEYEHTGGEKFTLLDDSIISFEVQSGRKFYLKAVTYGDSLDNTEAKVLNN encoded by the coding sequence ATGTCCACAATAATTTTATCATCAATTTTTGGTCAAGCAGGCAGCATTTTTGGTCCAATTGGCCAGATTATCGGCTCAGAACTCGGTGCTTTTCTTGGTGCGCAGCTTGATGGTGCGATGTTTAGCCTTGATGCTGAGCAGAAAGTAACGCATGGTGCGAGACTAAAAAATCTGCAAGTTCAAACCTCAACCTATGGAAGGACGATACCAATTATCTATGGCACTGCTCGCATTGCAGGGAACATTATTTGGTCACAGCCAATAAAAGAAGAGGCGATAACCACCAAAAGCAAAATTGGAAGAGGTATGAATGTTGAGTATAATTACTATGCAACGCTTGCAATTGCGATCTGCAAGGGGAAAGTAGAAAAATTAAACAGAATCTGGGCAGATACAACATCACTTAGCTTTGATGAAATAGATTATACTTTTTACAGCGGCAGAGAAGACCAAAATCCTGATCCATTTATGTCGTCAATCGAAGGTGTGCCGGCTTATAGGGGAATATCTTACATAGTCATCAAGAATTTTCCTTTAGCAGACTATAATAACCGCGTTCCGGTATTCACATTTGAAGTGCAGACTATATTAAAGCCTAGCGGATTTTCAGTAGTAGAAAATATTCAGAATATCAATATAATACCAGGCTCAGGAGAGTTTGTATATGATACAAAAATACAGAAGAAAATCGCGCAAGAGAAAATAAGCAGCAACCAATATATCCCATATGGGCTGGCACAAAGGGTAAATCATAACAACCACACTAAAAAGAGCGATGCAGTGCTTTCTTTGGATCAATTAAAGGGAGATTTACCAAATGTTGAGTGGGTATCGGTAGTAGTCAATTGGTTTGTGAATGATCTGAACATTAAAGATTGTAAAATATACCCTGCAGTTGAATTTCAAGATGATTCCGCAATATTACCTGATGATTGGCAAGTAGGAAGTAGTACCAGAGATGATGCTCAGCTAATTTCAAAAGATGATAATGGAAACCCAAGATATGGTGGCACAGTTAGTGATTCAGCGCTAATAAGATATATAGAAGAGCTACACAGCAGAGGCTACAAGGTGATGCTCTATCCGATGCCCTTACTTGATACAAAGAACAAAGAGTGGCGAGGAAGATTGAGCGGGGCTCCTCAAGATATAAGTGATTTTTTTAAGAATCAGTACAACAAATTTATAGAGCATTATGCAAGCATTGCCAAACAAACTAAAGTGGAAGGGTTTATCATTGGTTCTGAATTTGTTGAACTTACCAAAATCAGAGATGAAAAAGGTAATTACCCTGCAGTGGCAGAGCTAGTTAAGCTTGCAAAGCGAATAAAACTTGATCTTGGAAAAGAAGTAACAGTAACTTACGCTGCGGATTGGAGCGAATACCACTCATATGATGGTTGGTATAATATGGATGAACTGTGGTCTTCACAGTACATCGACGTTGTTGGCATAGATGCTTATTTTCCACTGACTGATGGTCCAGAGCCTCCTTTTGGCTATTCTGCGGAAGATGTAATGGGTGGTTGGAGCAGTGGAGTGGGGTATGATTATTTCTATGATTACTCAAAAAGTGAGCCTGAAAAAGTAAAGTATAACGACAGCAGGTATGCGTGGAAAAATATAGAGAAATGGTGGAGTGAAACTCACATAAACCCCGGTGGTAGTAAAACAAAATGGCAACCAAAAATGAAAAAAATATGGTTTACTGAATATGGATTTCCCAGTATGAACGGCTGCACTAATGAGCCAAATGTGTTTGTTGACAAAGGCAGCATAGAGAGCAAATATCCACGATATTCAAACGGAGAGGTGAGCTTTCTTTCACAAAAAATTGCAATTGAAGGAACGCTAAAGAAGTGGCAAAGCTCAGAAATGGTAGAAAAAATGTTTCTCTGGGCATGGGATGCAAGGCCATTTCCTTATTTCCCCAACTTGTGCGATATGTGGACTGACTGCCATAATTGGCAAACAGGACATTGGATTCAGGGAAAGCTTTCACAGCTTAATATTTCCGATGTTTTATCGGATCTATTACAAAAAGCAGGTTTAAAAAGCGATCAGTTTGATACAGGTGGCGTCAAAGGGTTATTGTCTGGATATGTGATAAACGACCAGCAACCCGTACGTTCTATTATTAAAATGCTGCAAAGTTGCTATTTTTTTGATGTGGTTGAACAGGGCTCTAAACTGAAATTTGTCCAAAAGGGCAGGGGAGTTACAACTGTAATGCCAATTGGTGAAACGGTTTTCAGTAACAATTCAAAACTTGTTAATATTAGTCAACTGGATTTAAACAATAAAGTTAACGTCGTTTATTTTAATCGCAATTTTGGCTATCCAATTGATGTTAAATATGCTGAGTTGCCAAAGCAAGGCACTGCTGCAACAGTTGAAATACCGCTCATTATGGAGGAGGGAGAGGCACAAAATATCGCTGAAGTTTTACTTTATTCTTCGTGGCAAGAGAGAAATATATACAATTTCAAGCTACCGATAAAATATGCATGGCTTGCGCCAAGTGATGTCATAACGATTTTAGACGGTGAGAAAAAGCATACGGTGAGAATTATAAAAACAAAATTTGAAAGCATGTCCATTCAAGTAATTGGCGTTGGTTATGATCACTCTATATATAAGCTTTCTTTTCCTTCAACAAGGTCACTTATGCTGAAGGAATACCCTCCTTCTCACATCAGCAAAACCATCATAGAAATGATAGATTTACCGCATGTTAAAGGTAATAGCGCAAGCTTTACTTTAATTAATGAGGAAAAGAATTGGAAAGGAGCAACACTCTTTATTTCGTACAACGATAAGGATTATAAGCCTATCGCAAGCACAAATAAACAGTCTACTTACGGATATGTAATGGAATCTACCGATGAGGGGCTTGTAATAGTATTACGTTTTGGTAAGCTGCTAGGAATTATCGATTCAAATTCAGCATTAATCGGAAAAGAGATAGTGAAATTCCAGAGTACTAAACTCATAGATAAAAATAAATATAAGCTTAGCAACCTAATTAGAGGGCAAGAAGGTACTAAAGAGTATGAGCATACAGGAGGTGAGAAATTTACCTTACTTGATGATTCAATAATTTCTTTTGAAGTGCAATCAGGGAGAAAATTTTACCTCAAAGCAGTGACTTATGGTGATTCGTTGGATAACACGGAAGCAAAGGTCCTGAACAATTGA
- a CDS encoding ankyrin repeat domain-containing protein, whose translation MSNVNKDIVKDNFGNAPLHWSALNGEKDVVKALLGEGANVDVQNDKGETPLHWAAGKGHKDVVKILLKGGANVNAKDNSGCTPLHLAALNGKKDVVKALLDKDVIDVNATDNSGKTPLHFAAESDHKEVVEVLLKADVIDINAQDNDGCTPLHLAAVSGHKQVVQALLDKGANVNAEDDEENTPLASTTNEEIKTILQSTAELLKAAKRGDINEVRRLISEGANVNAKDDWLQKTPLHLAAENGHTDIVNALLDEGADVNAKAGMDITPLLFAAMGGHKDVVEILLKKGADVNAVDSLYGMNSLRWAAQNGHEGVVKVLLTAKEIDVNTYPQVLFFAARDGHEGVVKVLLTAEKIDISTYSKVLYLAAENGHEGVVKVLLTAEIDVNEYFRALYLAAENGHEGVVKVLLTTEKVDVAAKGNHEKTLLHLAAEKGYTDIVNTLLRKGADVNAKDYFGKTPLHWAAANGHTEIVSALIRSEGINVYAKDNKNNAPLDLAKKNNHNEVVEVLEQAQENIEALCSAVKNGNAQEVDTLVQSLLEGLFGDNLSIGTNIDNIVDEDGNTPLHLATLLNKTEMVKILIGYSANVNLADRNGKTPLHLAALNGKKDVVKALLDKDGIDVNATDNSGKTPLHFAAENDHKEVVEVLLKADVIDVNAKDNSGWTPLHLAAVSGHKQVVQALLDKGANVDAEDEDGNTPLKLATDDKIKTLLQNTAELLEVAEKGDIDAVNRLISEGANVNATDEKGKTPLHFAADNGHKEVVKALLQVQGINVNAQNKGGWTPLHLAALNGHKEVVKALLDKGANVDVQNDREETPLHLAAEKGYTDIVKTLLGKGANVNAKDNSGWTPLHEAAQNNNKEIVDALIKAGANINVKDKDEKTPFDLTTNEEIKTLFQKAAESPDAGLIDEPSTDSKGVQEEDAGTEKKEKQEGDAQSGSDIAEKGTDVATGSAQPIAPIEPAQTEEQPSSFFGSLFSILMKPFSLIASFFGGFFSWLFGSDEPIQSSSESDQTVVLEPPNSSGDHDII comes from the coding sequence ATGAGTAATGTAAATAAAGATATAGTAAAAGATAATTTTGGAAATGCTCCTTTACATTGGTCTGCTCTAAATGGCGAAAAAGATGTAGTAAAAGCCCTATTGGGTGAAGGGGCAAATGTTGATGTACAAAATGATAAAGGAGAGACTCCTTTACATTGGGCTGCTGGAAAGGGCCATAAAGATGTAGTAAAAATTCTATTAAAAGGAGGAGCAAATGTTAATGCAAAAGATAATAGTGGATGTACTCCTTTACATTTGGCTGCTCTAAATGGCAAAAAAGATGTAGTAAAAGCCCTATTGGATAAAGATGTAATCGATGTTAATGCAACAGATAATTCTGGAAAAACTCCTTTACATTTTGCTGCTGAAAGTGACCATAAAGAAGTGGTAGAAGTTCTATTAAAAGCAGACGTAATCGATATTAATGCACAAGATAATGATGGATGTACTCCTTTACATTTGGCTGCTGTAAGTGGTCATAAGCAGGTGGTGCAAGCTCTATTGGATAAAGGGGCAAATGTTAATGCAGAAGATGACGAGGAAAACACTCCCTTAGCTTCAACTACTAACGAAGAAATAAAAACTATATTACAAAGCACAGCTGAATTACTTAAGGCTGCTAAAAGAGGTGATATTAATGAAGTAAGACGTCTAATAAGTGAAGGAGCAAATGTTAATGCAAAAGATGATTGGTTGCAAAAGACTCCTTTACATTTGGCTGCTGAAAATGGCCATACGGATATAGTAAATGCTCTATTAGATGAGGGGGCGGATGTTAATGCAAAAGCAGGTATGGATATAACTCCCTTGCTTTTTGCTGCTATGGGGGGTCACAAAGATGTAGTAGAAATTCTATTAAAAAAAGGAGCAGATGTTAATGCAGTAGACAGTCTTTATGGAATGAATTCTTTACGTTGGGCTGCTCAAAATGGCCATGAAGGTGTGGTAAAAGTGTTATTAACAGCAAAAGAAATAGATGTTAATACATATCCTCAAGTATTATTTTTTGCTGCTAGAGATGGTCATGAAGGTGTAGTAAAAGTGTTATTAACAGCAGAAAAAATCGATATTAGCACGTATTCTAAGGTATTATATTTGGCTGCTGAAAATGGCCATGAAGGTGTAGTAAAAGTGTTATTAACAGCAGAAATCGATGTTAATGAATATTTTCGGGCATTATATTTGGCTGCTGAAAATGGCCATGAAGGTGTAGTAAAGGTGCTATTAACAACAGAAAAAGTTGATGTTGCAGCAAAAGGTAATCACGAAAAGACCCTTTTACATTTGGCTGCTGAAAAGGGCTATACGGATATAGTAAACACTCTATTAAGAAAAGGAGCAGATGTTAATGCAAAAGATTATTTTGGAAAGACTCCTTTACATTGGGCTGCTGCAAATGGTCATACAGAGATAGTAAGTGCTCTAATAAGAAGCGAAGGAATTAATGTTTATGCAAAAGATAACAAAAACAATGCTCCTTTAGATCTTGCTAAAAAAAATAATCACAACGAGGTAGTAGAAGTTCTAGAACAAGCACAAGAAAACATCGAAGCTTTGTGCTCAGCTGTTAAAAATGGTAATGCGCAGGAGGTAGACACACTGGTACAAAGTCTATTAGAAGGGCTATTTGGTGATAATCTATCTATAGGAACAAATATTGATAATATAGTAGATGAGGATGGAAATACTCCCTTACATTTGGCTACTTTACTTAATAAAACAGAGATGGTAAAAATTCTAATAGGCTACTCAGCAAATGTTAATTTAGCAGATAGAAATGGAAAAACTCCTTTACATTTGGCTGCTCTAAATGGCAAAAAAGATGTAGTAAAAGCCCTATTGGATAAAGATGGAATCGATGTTAATGCAACAGATAATTCTGGAAAAACTCCTTTACATTTTGCTGCTGAAAATGACCATAAAGAAGTGGTAGAAGTTCTATTAAAAGCAGACGTAATCGATGTTAATGCAAAAGATAATAGTGGATGGACTCCTTTACATTTGGCTGCTGTAAGTGGTCATAAGCAGGTGGTGCAAGCTCTATTGGATAAAGGGGCAAATGTTGATGCAGAAGATGAAGATGGAAACACTCCTTTAAAATTAGCCACTGATGACAAAATAAAAACTCTATTACAAAACACAGCTGAATTACTTGAGGTTGCTGAAAAAGGTGATATTGATGCAGTAAACCGTCTAATAAGTGAAGGAGCAAATGTTAATGCAACAGATGAAAAAGGAAAAACTCCTTTACACTTCGCTGCTGACAATGGCCATAAAGAGGTAGTAAAAGCCCTACTGCAAGTACAAGGGATCAATGTTAATGCACAAAATAAGGGTGGATGGACTCCTTTACATTTGGCTGCTCTAAATGGCCATAAAGAGGTAGTAAAAGCCCTATTGGATAAAGGGGCAAATGTTGATGTACAAAATGATAGAGAAGAGACTCCTCTACATTTGGCTGCTGAAAAGGGCTATACGGATATAGTAAAAACTCTGTTAGGAAAAGGAGCAAATGTTAATGCAAAAGATAATAGTGGATGGACTCCTTTACATGAGGCTGCTCAAAATAACAACAAAGAAATAGTAGACGCTCTAATAAAAGCAGGAGCAAATATTAATGTAAAAGATAAAGATGAAAAAACTCCTTTCGATTTAACTACTAACGAAGAAATAAAAACTCTATTTCAAAAAGCCGCAGAAAGCCCTGATGCTGGTTTAATTGATGAGCCATCGACGGATAGTAAAGGGGTTCAAGAAGAAGATGCTGGTACAGAAAAGAAAGAAAAGCAAGAAGGTGATGCTCAATCAGGATCAGACATTGCAGAAAAAGGAACTGATGTAGCAACCGGAAGTGCACAGCCTATTGCTCCCATAGAACCTGCACAAACAGAAGAACAGCCGAGCTCTTTTTTTGGTAGTTTGTTTAGTATACTTATGAAGCCTTTTTCATTAATTGCATCATTTTTTGGTGGGTTTTTTTCATGGTTGTTTGGGTCTGATGAGCCAATACAATCATCATCTGAATCTGACCAAACAGTTGTGTTAGAACCACCGAATAGTTCAGGAGACCATGACATAATATAG